Below is a genomic region from Mustela lutreola isolate mMusLut2 chromosome 1, mMusLut2.pri, whole genome shotgun sequence.
CAGTGGAAAAGATGATCTAGAGTTGGCGTGGCGTGTGCAGTGACTGGGTGACCTCAGCGACGACAGACTGGCAGCGCACCGGGTAAGAGCAGAACAGACGAGCATGGGAATCTACGGCATTTAAGCTGCCTGCACTCTGGGATGCGCCCTGAGGAGCCATCTCCGGGCGCTGAGCAGAGGGAGCGTGTGGTGCAGGTGCACGGGAAGCCCTGAGCAGAGCCCACAGCCGCCAGCTGGGAGCGGGAACCCAAAGGAGAGAACGCACCTGGCAGGCGAAAAGGAAAACGGTGACGATGCCCAGCCAGCTGTGCAGGGAGTAGAGGTTGGGGATCTTGGAGCGGCGGTGGAACTGAAAGACGGCGACCAGCCCCAGCACCGTCAGGATGAAGGCCAGCAGGTGCAGGGCCGCGTGGCCCATCTTCCATGGCAGCTTGGGCCCCGCCCAGGACTGCGGCAGCCGGTACACCAGTGAGGCTGCGGAAGAGAATGTCCCAGGGCCCAGCTTCTCCCCTTCGTGCTACTCCCCCCCGCCACGTTAGGGGCATGAACGCGGCCTCCCAaccagaggaggaggggagggtagCACAGAGCATCCCCCACACCCGCCCCAGCGTCTCCTATCCCTGCTCATTGCTGGCATAGTGGCCAGCCGTAATGAGGTGTGTGTTGGGGCGAGGGGAGCATAGTGATATGAAGGGAGGAGTGGGCTTCTGGGACCTGCCCGTCTTTGAGTGCATTACACACGCACTCGTGGGCACTTCTGCAGCTGCAAAAGCAATGTCACGTTCAATATTTCTTCTAAGCGAATTCTCACAACTGATGTCAGCGGTCACAAACGCAGGCTTTTAGCAAGGTTAGAGAACCTATGTCCAccccctggctctgcctctcgGTCATCTGGCATCTTGTTTCCAAACCTCCCCATTCCAAAAATGGGGATAACGGTGGGGACTCATCTCACAGGCTTCTTGGAAGGACAAAACGGGATGAGGTTTCAGAAGTACACAGAATGAGCTGCTGTGATTGATgccatcattcccattttacaggtggggaaatgAGGCTCCCCCTGGGCCCCAAGGCCCAGCTCTGAATGCACGGGGCAAAGATGGGTCTGGCGGGAGGAAGCCGCTTCCTTGTGTAAGGACCTGACTAGGGCACAAGAGGCTTCGATCTCCCGCTCCCTAAAGCAAACTACAGCTTACGGGCCACATCCAGCCTGCTGCACGTTTTTGTACGTAAAGTTTTATGGGAATACGGCCACGAATATGTTTTGGGGTTAACCATGGCTACTCACACTACAAGAACAGAGATGAGGAGCTGCAACACGGGTCCTGTGCTTTGCCAAGCCTTTGTCATCTGCCCCTGTACAGGAAGTCTGCCACCCCAGCCCTAGAGTAAAGCTACCCTCCCCAGATGCCCCCATTCTCACTACTCCTTCCTGCGAATGACACCTGGGCCGGGAGACAGCCTGCCCCACCGCACTCCCAGAGCCGCAAAGCCAACGGCGACCAAGGCCAGCCCCAGGGAAGTCTGGGTACTCACCAGCGCTGTAGAGCACCACTAAGCCAACAAccatgagcactgggtggtagTTGAACATGTGAATGGTGCCATCCCAGGCAAAGCCCCCATGCCACAGCTGCATCCAGTAGATGGTGAGGATGACGCACAGCACGCCCAGGAGGCACAGGGCGTAGAAGGACAAGTAGAACCACCCCACGGCCATTCTGAGCAGGCGCTCCTGGGAGAAGCGGAAGTCACACGTCCCTGCTGGCTCGAGTGCCCCCCACGCACCAGCTACTGCAGGGAACACCGAACTCGCTCTTACTGGTAACGGCGGGCACTTTTCACTTTAGCCCTCCTGCCACCAGCCTGGGCAGCACCCCATGAGACCTGGGGTGCTGGGTCGGCCTGATCTCAGGTTATGCACAGTAAGGGTGGCCCCACCCAGGACCTGGCAGCACACAGTGCGGCCAGCATGGGCCTGCGCCCTGCTCTGGAGAGGGGCTGGACGTCAAGGCTCTTGGCCCAAAGCCCTGGGATTAGCCTCCGTTCACAGGACTGAACGGTAAAGAATCCATACCACCGCCCCCCACCAAACAACAAGGGGCAGGAGTCCAGACCCAGGCTAGATCGCACAAATGCCTGGGCCCTCGGTTCTGAcagaaggaggcaaaaatatCACGTGCAAGGAGCCAACACACAGCGATCAGGCCAGCTGAGAGGAAGTCCTGGGATCGTCCACTTCTACGGAAAAGTTCTTCACCAGATGGCAAACTCT
It encodes:
- the LOC131813525 gene encoding lysosomal membrane ascorbate-dependent ferrireductase CYB561A3, giving the protein MAVGWFYLSFYALCLLGVLCVILTIYWMQLWHGGFAWDGTIHMFNYHPVLMVVGLVVLYSAASLVYRLPQSWAGPKLPWKMGHAALHLLAFILTVLGLVAVFQFHRRSKIPNLYSLHSWLGIVTVFLFACQWFLGFVVFLLPWASEWLRSLLKPVHVFFGVIILSLSIASVISGINEKLFFSLNNATQPYSHLPGEAIFANSLGMLVVVFGLLVLYILLVSSWKRPEPGTLTEGQPLLRDGE